Proteins encoded by one window of Pseudonocardia alni:
- a CDS encoding MFS transporter codes for MLRAFGGLTVPSRMLVVNQFGINLGFYLVLPFLATYMGSLGYAAATIGLVLALRNLSQQGMFLVGGSAADRIGCRPMIILGCALRIVAFGLFVVVDDLPGLIVAAVLTGLAGAFFNPAVRAYLMHEAGDRRAEVFSVFNVFGHAGALAGPLLGAALLAVDFRLVAGVACAVFTVLTVAQLFVLPARPVEPQDRGVLGSWGEVVSNRRFMLFALGGAGYFALFNQLYLVLPVEAQRVSGVAGAVSAVFVVSTLVGIAGQVRITAWCRARWSEGRSMAVGLLLMGAGFVPIGVAAPFVPTAPAGEWTSAGLLAVAPVLVGTVVFTVGMAMTSPFSLSLLPRVGSEQLAGTYYGWYYLVSAVVVAITNTAVGELLDRFPDGPGRWVPFAVLLAIGVAGGAVVAGMQRTGRLEPRPVPTP; via the coding sequence GTGCTGCGCGCGTTCGGTGGGCTGACCGTGCCGAGCCGGATGCTGGTCGTGAACCAGTTCGGCATCAACCTGGGCTTCTACCTGGTGCTGCCGTTCCTGGCGACGTACATGGGCAGCCTCGGCTACGCCGCCGCGACCATCGGTCTGGTCCTGGCGCTGCGGAACCTCTCGCAGCAGGGCATGTTCCTGGTCGGCGGGTCGGCCGCGGACCGGATCGGCTGCCGGCCCATGATCATCCTCGGCTGCGCGCTGCGGATTGTCGCGTTCGGGCTGTTCGTCGTCGTGGACGACCTGCCCGGGCTGATCGTCGCCGCCGTCCTCACCGGGCTCGCCGGGGCGTTCTTCAACCCGGCGGTCCGGGCCTACCTGATGCACGAGGCCGGGGACCGGCGCGCCGAGGTGTTCTCGGTCTTCAACGTCTTCGGGCACGCCGGCGCGCTGGCCGGCCCGCTGCTCGGCGCCGCGCTGCTGGCCGTGGACTTCCGACTGGTCGCCGGCGTCGCGTGCGCGGTGTTCACCGTGCTCACCGTCGCCCAGCTGTTCGTCCTGCCCGCGCGGCCGGTCGAGCCGCAGGACCGCGGCGTGCTGGGCAGCTGGGGGGAGGTCGTGTCGAACCGGCGCTTCATGCTGTTCGCACTCGGGGGCGCGGGCTACTTCGCGCTGTTCAACCAGCTCTACCTGGTGCTGCCTGTCGAGGCCCAGCGGGTGTCCGGGGTCGCGGGGGCCGTGAGCGCGGTGTTCGTCGTCTCCACCCTGGTGGGGATCGCCGGGCAGGTCCGGATCACCGCGTGGTGCCGGGCCCGCTGGTCCGAGGGCCGGTCGATGGCCGTCGGCCTGCTGCTGATGGGCGCCGGCTTCGTCCCGATCGGCGTGGCCGCCCCGTTCGTCCCCACCGCACCCGCCGGGGAGTGGACCTCGGCCGGGCTGCTCGCCGTCGCCCCCGTCCTGGTCGGCACCGTCGTGTTCACCGTGGGGATGGCGATGACCAGCCCGTTCTCGCTGTCGCTGCTGCCCCGGGTGGGCAGCGAGCAGCTCGCCGGCACCTACTACGGCTGGTACTACCTCGTCTCCGCCGTCGTCGTCGCGATCACCAACACCGCCGTCGGTGAGCTGCTCGACCGCTTCCCCGACGGCCCCGGCCGCTGGGTCCCGTTCGCCGTCCTGCTCGCGATCGGCGTCGCGGGCGGCGCGGTCGTCGCCGGGATGCAGCGCACCGGCCGGCTCGAACCCCGTCCCGTCCCCACCCCCTGA
- a CDS encoding ABC transporter substrate-binding protein encodes MPVSRRHLLGAAAALAAAPALAACGGGTGGGGARMRVAFPGGGTRESLDPHVVPQFVDQARARACFDTLTGWSQQMTAQPRLAESIGPDATGTRWRIRLRDTTWHDGRPLTGEDVLFTLRRLADDATSATAASLFATVDHTASTARGRDAEIVLSAPNFLFPLSLGAPGTEIVPAGTTSFGNPIGTGPFRFVSFEPGGPAVYARNDAYWDGAPPAPELEFTPIDDEQARLGALLSGQVAYAHDLRPASARQVEQQAGRAVLLSAPQSTTQFLNLRVDRPPFSDPRVREAVRIGIDREALVRIVLLDTGRPGNDLFGGPDLQYFPTGVPQVTRDVARARALLREAGAENVAVELQTSGSDANFGPAATLVAEQLTEIGLRATPRTLDSQTYFVTVRQEGVSSFTRTGTLPIPDYIGRRRLTGSNENQYTGYREPEIDRLYAAAVATPDEAARTTLLERIQTTLRADSGALVWGTSNWNVGIADGVTGVENARPNSLLWARFDKAAAG; translated from the coding sequence GTGCCGGTCAGCCGTCGTCATCTCCTGGGCGCCGCCGCCGCGCTCGCCGCCGCCCCCGCCCTCGCCGCGTGCGGCGGCGGGACGGGCGGGGGTGGTGCGCGGATGCGCGTCGCCTTCCCCGGTGGGGGCACGCGCGAGTCCCTCGACCCGCACGTCGTCCCGCAGTTCGTCGACCAGGCCCGGGCCAGGGCCTGCTTCGACACCCTCACCGGCTGGTCGCAGCAGATGACCGCGCAGCCGCGGCTGGCCGAGTCGATCGGGCCCGATGCGACCGGCACCCGCTGGCGGATCCGGCTGCGCGACACCACCTGGCACGACGGCAGGCCGCTGACCGGCGAGGACGTCCTGTTCACACTGCGCCGACTCGCCGACGACGCGACCTCCGCGACCGCGGCCTCGCTGTTCGCCACGGTCGACCACACCGCGAGCACCGCACGCGGGCGGGACGCCGAGATCGTGCTCTCGGCCCCGAACTTCCTGTTCCCGCTGTCGCTGGGAGCCCCGGGAACCGAGATCGTCCCGGCCGGCACCACGTCCTTCGGGAACCCGATCGGCACCGGGCCGTTCCGGTTCGTCTCGTTCGAGCCGGGCGGTCCCGCCGTCTACGCCCGCAACGACGCCTACTGGGACGGAGCACCGCCCGCCCCGGAGCTGGAGTTCACCCCCATCGACGACGAACAGGCCCGCCTGGGTGCACTGCTGTCCGGGCAGGTCGCCTACGCCCACGACCTGCGGCCCGCCAGCGCCCGCCAGGTCGAGCAGCAGGCCGGGCGCGCCGTACTGCTCTCGGCCCCGCAGTCGACCACCCAGTTCCTCAACCTGCGGGTCGACCGGCCCCCGTTCTCCGACCCGCGGGTGCGCGAGGCCGTCCGGATCGGCATCGATCGCGAGGCACTGGTCCGGATCGTGCTGCTCGACACCGGGCGCCCCGGCAACGACCTGTTCGGCGGGCCCGACCTGCAGTACTTCCCCACCGGGGTCCCCCAGGTCACCCGGGACGTCGCCCGCGCCCGCGCCCTGCTCCGCGAGGCGGGCGCGGAGAACGTCGCCGTCGAGCTGCAGACCTCGGGCAGCGACGCCAACTTCGGTCCGGCCGCGACGCTCGTCGCCGAGCAGCTGACCGAGATCGGGTTGCGCGCCACCCCGCGGACCCTGGACTCGCAGACCTACTTCGTGACCGTCCGGCAGGAGGGGGTCTCGTCGTTCACCCGGACCGGCACCCTGCCGATCCCCGACTACATCGGACGGCGGCGGCTCACCGGATCCAACGAGAACCAGTACACCGGCTACCGCGAACCGGAGATCGACCGGCTCTACGCCGCCGCGGTCGCGACGCCCGACGAGGCCGCACGGACCACCCTCCTGGAGCGGATCCAGACCACCCTGCGCGCCGACTCGGGTGCGCTGGTCTGGGGCACCAGCAACTGGAACGTCGGGATCGCCGACGGCGTGACGGGCGTCGAGAACGCCCGCCCGAACAGCCTGCTCTGGGCCCGTTTCGACAAGGCCGCCGCCGGGTGA
- a CDS encoding ABC transporter permease — protein sequence MSTTAPARPPAAPARGARAARRAGVAAVQLVAASLLVFTLTTLLPGDTAEIVLGPDATDDQVERLRTTLGTDRPPLERLGGWAGGLLRGDLGDSLVTGRPVVGELVDRLGATALLGGLALLVTVPLAVAVGVVAGRRPGGAGDRASTGVVAALQAAPEFALGLLLVGVFSLQLGWLPATAGGGSLLTPAVLVLPVAVLVSSQLGRLSRQIRLGVVQTDRSPHVAHLRRLGLPEGVVLTRHVLPGAVSPSLQQLARVVDGMLGGVVVVEALFALPGVGAGFVQAVQLRDLPMIQGYALLFAATTIGVNLVVDVVAARLTPTREEAP from the coding sequence GTGAGCACCACCGCCCCCGCCCGGCCCCCGGCCGCCCCGGCCCGCGGTGCGCGTGCCGCCCGCCGGGCCGGGGTGGCCGCGGTGCAGCTGGTCGCCGCCTCGCTGCTGGTGTTCACCCTCACGACTCTGCTGCCCGGGGACACCGCCGAGATCGTGCTCGGCCCGGACGCGACCGACGACCAGGTCGAACGGCTGCGGACCACGCTGGGGACCGACCGGCCGCCGCTCGAACGCCTCGGCGGCTGGGCGGGCGGCCTGCTGCGGGGCGACCTGGGCGACTCCCTGGTGACCGGTCGACCGGTCGTCGGCGAGCTCGTCGACCGGCTCGGCGCCACGGCCCTGCTCGGCGGCCTCGCCCTGCTGGTGACGGTTCCGCTCGCGGTCGCGGTCGGCGTGGTCGCCGGGCGCCGGCCCGGCGGTGCCGGTGACCGGGCCTCCACCGGCGTCGTCGCCGCGCTGCAGGCGGCACCGGAGTTCGCGCTCGGCCTGCTGCTGGTCGGGGTGTTCTCGCTGCAGCTCGGCTGGCTGCCGGCCACGGCGGGCGGCGGCTCGCTGCTCACGCCGGCGGTCCTGGTGCTCCCGGTCGCGGTGCTGGTGTCCTCGCAGCTCGGCCGGCTGTCCCGGCAGATCCGGCTGGGCGTGGTGCAGACCGACCGGTCACCGCACGTCGCGCACCTGCGGCGACTCGGGCTGCCCGAGGGTGTGGTCCTGACCCGGCACGTACTGCCCGGCGCGGTGTCGCCGTCGCTGCAGCAGCTGGCCCGGGTCGTGGACGGGATGCTCGGCGGCGTCGTGGTGGTCGAGGCGCTGTTCGCGCTGCCCGGCGTCGGCGCCGGCTTCGTGCAGGCCGTGCAGTTGCGCGACCTGCCGATGATCCAGGGGTACGCGCTGCTGTTCGCGGCCACGACGATCGGGGTCAACCTCGTCGTCGACGTCGTGGCCGCACGGCTCACACCCACCCGCGAGGAGGCCCCGTGA
- a CDS encoding ABC transporter permease subunit: protein MTVLALLLVGVPLLLALAGPLLAPALRGDLPSPGALLPPGPGHPLGTDALGRDVLGLALTGGTTVVLLTAGALALTYLVGVPLGLALAATTRRRMAALSQWVLDLLLVLPSLLVLLVLAGTGRRGIGWLLAAAALVQLPAVVRLVRGAAAAPARRVALETMALSGEPWWRIHLLETGRFVSGAVLVDAGTRAVLVLTLLASANFLGVGLPPDTVDWAVVIEQNTASLFLAPAALLAPASLLISLAAGANLLVDRVADRTGASA from the coding sequence GTGACCGTGCTCGCCCTGCTCCTGGTCGGCGTCCCGCTCCTCCTCGCCCTGGCCGGGCCGCTGCTCGCGCCGGCGCTGCGCGGGGACCTGCCGTCGCCCGGGGCGCTGCTGCCCCCGGGCCCCGGCCACCCGCTGGGGACCGACGCCCTGGGCCGCGACGTGCTCGGGCTCGCCCTCACCGGCGGGACGACGGTGGTGCTGCTGACCGCGGGGGCGCTCGCCCTGACCTATCTGGTCGGTGTGCCGCTCGGCCTCGCGCTCGCCGCCACGACCCGGCGCCGGATGGCTGCGCTGTCCCAGTGGGTGCTGGACCTCCTGCTGGTCCTGCCCTCGCTGCTGGTGCTGCTGGTGCTCGCCGGGACCGGGCGGCGCGGGATCGGCTGGCTACTGGCCGCCGCCGCGCTCGTCCAGCTCCCGGCGGTGGTCCGGCTCGTCCGCGGCGCGGCCGCCGCCCCGGCCCGCCGGGTCGCGCTGGAGACGATGGCGCTCTCCGGCGAACCGTGGTGGCGGATCCACCTGCTGGAGACCGGACGGTTCGTCTCCGGAGCGGTGCTCGTCGACGCCGGGACACGCGCCGTCCTGGTGCTGACGCTGCTCGCGAGCGCGAACTTCCTCGGCGTCGGGCTGCCCCCGGACACCGTCGACTGGGCCGTGGTGATCGAGCAGAACACCGCGTCGCTCTTCCTGGCCCCGGCCGCACTGCTGGCGCCCGCGTCCCTGCTGATCTCGCTGGCCGCCGGTGCGAACCTGCTCGTCGACCGGGTCGCCGACCGGACGGGGGCGTCAGCGTGA
- a CDS encoding ABC transporter ATP-binding protein: MTPVLRAAGLSAHTADGAVLLDGVDLELAAGAVLAVVGPSGAGKSTLGLALLGEANPGIGLAGSVRAGGTELLGHDPAGLRTARAGRVGHLPQHPGVVLDPVRRTGPVLDELAATAHGRGRAHRAARDTAVASALERAGLGAEPGLLRRFPHQLSGGQQQRMALAQTLVTGPGAVVLDEPTTGLDPVTRGAVLDRLCTLAGSGTALVLLTHDLDAIRRIAAAGPTVEVLELHGGRVVRRGPAGAPAEVTPARGRPAGVGAALLAVRGLTVRTGSGVTLLSDVDLTLERGRCLAVVGPSGAGKTTLGRALAGLVPHSGRVLVDGTEPGRGTVQYVHQDCRSAFLDHRSVLDQVARPAVLLRGSSHADAHTEALALLDRLGLPGETVARRPGGLSGGQLQRASVARALLARPSVLVADEPTSAQDGEHRRLLLDELGHARREDGLALVLVSHDPVTIADADRTLALADGRTTVPPEPVPAV; this comes from the coding sequence GTGACCCCGGTCCTGCGGGCCGCGGGGCTGTCCGCACACACCGCGGACGGCGCCGTCCTGCTCGACGGGGTGGACCTGGAGCTGGCCGCGGGCGCGGTGCTCGCGGTCGTCGGGCCGTCCGGGGCGGGCAAGTCCACCCTGGGACTCGCTCTGCTCGGCGAGGCGAATCCCGGGATCGGTCTGGCCGGCTCGGTGCGCGCCGGCGGCACCGAGCTGCTCGGCCACGACCCGGCCGGACTCCGCACGGCCCGCGCGGGACGGGTGGGCCACCTGCCCCAGCACCCGGGCGTCGTGCTGGACCCGGTGCGCCGGACCGGACCGGTGCTCGACGAACTCGCCGCGACCGCGCACGGCCGCGGCCGTGCGCACCGGGCGGCCCGGGACACCGCGGTGGCCTCCGCCCTGGAACGGGCCGGGCTCGGCGCGGAACCCGGGCTGCTGCGCCGTTTCCCGCACCAGCTCTCCGGCGGGCAGCAGCAGCGGATGGCGCTGGCCCAGACGCTCGTCACCGGGCCCGGTGCGGTGGTGCTCGACGAGCCGACCACCGGCCTGGACCCCGTCACCCGTGGTGCCGTCCTCGACCGGCTGTGCACCCTCGCCGGGTCCGGCACCGCGCTGGTGCTGCTCACCCACGACCTGGACGCGATCCGCCGGATCGCCGCCGCCGGGCCCACGGTCGAGGTGCTCGAGCTCCACGGCGGCCGGGTCGTCCGCCGTGGCCCGGCGGGGGCGCCGGCCGAGGTCACCCCGGCGCGGGGCCGGCCGGCCGGGGTCGGTGCTGCCCTGCTCGCGGTGCGCGGCCTCACGGTCCGGACGGGATCCGGGGTGACCCTGCTGTCCGATGTGGATCTGACGCTGGAGCGGGGCCGGTGCCTTGCCGTCGTCGGGCCGTCCGGCGCGGGCAAGACCACACTGGGCCGTGCGCTCGCCGGACTCGTCCCGCACTCCGGACGGGTACTGGTCGACGGAACGGAGCCCGGCCGCGGGACGGTGCAGTACGTCCACCAGGACTGCCGGTCGGCGTTCCTGGACCACCGCTCGGTCCTGGACCAGGTCGCCCGGCCCGCGGTGCTGCTGCGCGGGTCCTCCCACGCGGACGCCCACACCGAAGCACTCGCTCTGCTCGACCGGCTGGGGCTGCCCGGGGAGACGGTCGCCCGCCGTCCGGGCGGACTGTCCGGCGGACAGCTGCAGCGGGCCTCGGTCGCGCGCGCACTGCTGGCCCGGCCGTCGGTGCTGGTGGCCGACGAGCCGACCTCGGCGCAGGACGGTGAGCACCGGCGACTGCTGCTCGACGAGCTGGGCCACGCCCGCCGGGAGGACGGCCTCGCCCTCGTCCTGGTCAGCCACGACCCGGTCACGATCGCCGACGCCGACCGGACACTCGCCCTGGCCGACGGGCGGACGACCGTGCCCCCGGAGCCGGTGCCGGCCGTCTGA
- a CDS encoding four-helix bundle copper-binding protein: MSHHVLEAAGVTTPASIVEKLHDAERASTACASAMAATGGMEREVLLALDCADLCSAAARVLGRRTGDEAVAEAAASAAAVACEASSAACGSHADHHEHCRLHAEATAETAALLREHAGA, translated from the coding sequence ATGAGCCACCACGTCCTGGAGGCCGCCGGCGTCACCACGCCGGCGTCGATCGTCGAGAAGCTGCACGACGCGGAGCGTGCGAGCACCGCCTGCGCCTCGGCGATGGCTGCCACCGGAGGTATGGAGCGCGAGGTCCTGCTCGCCCTGGACTGTGCGGACCTGTGCTCGGCGGCGGCCCGGGTGCTGGGCCGTCGCACCGGGGACGAGGCGGTCGCGGAGGCCGCCGCGTCGGCCGCCGCCGTCGCCTGCGAGGCCAGCTCGGCCGCCTGCGGTTCGCACGCCGACCACCACGAGCACTGCCGGCTGCACGCCGAGGCCACCGCGGAGACGGCGGCCCTGCTGCGCGAGCACGCCGGAGCCTGA
- a CDS encoding class I SAM-dependent methyltransferase has translation MDDISGYTDAVRGMWGDADYPALADRFAPAAHDLVDALAPGPHDQVLDVAAGTGSAAALARERGAAVLATDLSPRMVALGRGRTAGSGVVWLEADVEDLPLPPTCADIVLSSFGLIFAPRPAVALAQVRRALTPAGRFGLTAWTPDGFMGRMTRVMRRHSPAPPGLADPLDWGRPEMVRDRLAAFTDVGVVTRTLPWHFDSPAAMTAFLLAHSPVHAAAAAGLGGARAAEMFTEVEEMTGPAGWPVRLDAEFLVATATVGNT, from the coding sequence ATGGACGACATCTCCGGGTACACCGACGCCGTACGCGGGATGTGGGGCGACGCCGACTACCCCGCCCTGGCGGACCGCTTCGCACCCGCCGCCCACGACCTCGTCGACGCACTCGCGCCCGGTCCACACGACCAGGTGCTCGACGTCGCGGCCGGTACGGGATCGGCCGCCGCCCTCGCGCGGGAGCGGGGTGCCGCAGTCCTCGCGACCGACCTGTCCCCGCGGATGGTCGCGCTCGGCCGGGGCCGGACCGCGGGTTCCGGCGTCGTGTGGCTGGAGGCCGACGTGGAGGACCTGCCCCTGCCCCCGACCTGCGCCGACATCGTGCTCTCGAGCTTCGGCCTGATCTTCGCCCCGCGCCCAGCGGTGGCCCTGGCCCAGGTACGCAGGGCACTCACCCCGGCCGGACGCTTCGGCCTGACCGCGTGGACCCCGGACGGCTTCATGGGGCGGATGACCCGCGTCATGCGCCGGCACTCCCCCGCCCCGCCCGGGCTCGCCGATCCGCTCGACTGGGGCCGCCCCGAGATGGTGCGCGACCGCCTGGCCGCCTTCACCGACGTCGGCGTCGTCACCCGGACACTGCCGTGGCACTTCGACTCCCCCGCGGCGATGACGGCGTTCCTGCTCGCCCACTCGCCCGTGCACGCCGCCGCGGCGGCCGGTCTCGGCGGGGCCCGCGCGGCGGAGATGTTCACCGAGGTCGAGGAGATGACCGGCCCGGCGGGGTGGCCGGTACGACTGGACGCGGAGTTCCTGGTGGCGACCGCCACCGTCGGCAACACCTGA
- a CDS encoding ABC transporter substrate-binding protein — protein MTPPELSRRRVLTGALGVAALALTGCSGGGTGEERLRVAFATGGSRESLDPHVLPLYVDQARAKACFDTLTGWSQDMTPEPRLAESWESDATGRRWRIRLRAARFHDGSPLTADDVLATLARITDPATTAIAATLFRDLDAAASRAVSPTEVELVLTRPNTLFPLAWGAPGTEIVKAGTTSSDRPNGTGPFRLASFTPGGSTVYTASEDHWDGAPGVRELEFLPVDDEAARIGALLSGQVHYAHDLTPTGAARLGGEQRTSALSAPASASQFLVMRVDRAPFSDPRLREAVRLGIDREELVRVVLLGRGRVGDDMFGQGLRYHPAGVGPVARDVARARALVTEAGAQGAAIELQTSGADPTFDAATALVARQLGEVGLRVTARPLPSSGYFRAIRKQGVFSQNSTGSLPIPDYIGRRMLTSTPTYDFTGYRSPEIDRLYHSAVATTDDAARTDAFARILGLLRADSGALVWGVRDWNVGVATGLTGLEAARPNTLAWANFARARLG, from the coding sequence ATGACCCCGCCCGAGCTGTCCCGGCGCCGGGTGCTGACCGGCGCGCTCGGCGTCGCCGCGCTCGCCCTCACCGGCTGCTCCGGCGGCGGGACGGGCGAGGAGCGGCTGCGGGTCGCCTTCGCGACCGGCGGCTCGCGCGAGTCGCTGGACCCGCACGTCCTGCCGCTCTACGTCGACCAGGCCCGGGCCAAGGCGTGCTTCGACACCCTCACCGGGTGGTCGCAGGACATGACCCCCGAGCCGCGGCTGGCCGAGTCCTGGGAGAGCGACGCGACCGGGCGGCGGTGGCGGATCCGGCTGCGCGCCGCCCGCTTCCACGACGGTTCCCCGCTCACCGCCGACGACGTGCTCGCCACCCTGGCCCGCATCACCGACCCGGCGACCACCGCGATCGCCGCGACCCTGTTCCGCGACCTCGACGCGGCCGCCTCGCGGGCGGTGTCGCCGACCGAGGTCGAGCTGGTGCTGACCCGGCCGAACACGCTGTTCCCGCTGGCCTGGGGCGCGCCCGGTACCGAGATCGTCAAGGCCGGGACGACGTCGTCCGACCGTCCGAACGGGACCGGGCCGTTCCGGCTCGCGTCGTTCACCCCGGGCGGGTCCACCGTCTACACCGCGTCGGAGGACCACTGGGACGGCGCGCCCGGCGTGCGTGAGCTGGAGTTCCTGCCCGTCGACGACGAGGCCGCCCGGATCGGCGCCCTGCTGTCCGGCCAGGTGCACTACGCCCACGACCTCACCCCCACCGGCGCCGCCCGGCTGGGGGGCGAGCAGCGCACCTCGGCGCTGTCCGCGCCGGCTTCGGCGAGCCAGTTCCTGGTGATGCGGGTGGACCGGGCACCGTTCTCCGACCCGCGGCTGCGCGAGGCGGTGCGGCTGGGCATCGACCGCGAGGAGCTCGTGCGGGTCGTGCTGCTCGGGCGCGGCCGGGTCGGCGACGACATGTTCGGCCAGGGACTGCGCTACCACCCGGCGGGGGTGGGCCCGGTGGCACGGGACGTCGCGCGGGCCCGCGCGCTCGTCACCGAGGCCGGGGCGCAGGGGGCGGCGATCGAGCTGCAGACCAGCGGCGCCGACCCGACCTTCGACGCCGCCACCGCACTCGTCGCGCGCCAGCTCGGCGAGGTCGGGCTGCGGGTCACGGCGCGGCCGCTGCCGTCGTCGGGCTACTTCCGGGCCATCCGGAAGCAAGGCGTGTTCTCCCAGAACAGCACCGGCTCGCTGCCGATCCCGGACTACATCGGACGCCGGATGCTGACCAGCACCCCGACCTACGACTTCACCGGCTACCGCAGCCCGGAGATCGACCGCCTCTACCACTCCGCCGTCGCCACCACCGACGACGCCGCGCGCACCGACGCGTTCGCCCGGATCCTCGGTCTGCTGCGCGCCGACTCGGGCGCCCTGGTGTGGGGTGTGCGGGACTGGAACGTCGGCGTGGCGACCGGGCTCACCGGGCTGGAGGCGGCCCGGCCGAACACGCTCGCCTGGGCGAACTTCGCGCGCGCCCGGCTCGGGTGA
- a CDS encoding class I SAM-dependent methyltransferase → MTAGTDLDAEHWLRRWDAQQERYIPDREALFALALDVVDRLAGTPARLLDLACGPGSFAARAAARWTGAEVVGVDVDPVMLELARRTTGERVRWVDADLSRPGWTDAVGGGPFDAAVSATALHWLPEHALPGLAQRLASVLRPGGVFVNVDTLLADPARPRLAELTRTLRVERTDRGLATGEDFRTWWDALADEPALADGFVERERRFAGRVTGGSSLPAWEQALSGAGFAEVGTLTQTFDRRTLVAIR, encoded by the coding sequence ATGACCGCCGGGACGGACCTCGACGCCGAGCACTGGCTGCGCCGGTGGGACGCGCAGCAGGAGCGCTACATCCCCGACCGGGAGGCGCTGTTCGCGCTGGCGCTCGACGTCGTCGACCGGCTCGCCGGCACCCCCGCCCGGCTGCTCGACCTCGCCTGTGGGCCCGGGTCGTTCGCGGCCCGCGCGGCGGCGCGCTGGACCGGGGCCGAGGTGGTCGGCGTCGACGTCGACCCGGTCATGCTGGAGCTGGCCCGGCGGACCACCGGCGAGCGCGTCCGCTGGGTCGACGCGGACCTCTCACGTCCCGGGTGGACCGACGCCGTCGGCGGCGGGCCGTTCGACGCGGCCGTCTCGGCCACCGCCCTGCACTGGCTGCCCGAGCACGCGCTGCCCGGGCTCGCGCAGCGCCTCGCGTCCGTGCTGCGCCCCGGCGGGGTGTTCGTGAACGTCGACACCCTGCTCGCCGACCCCGCCCGGCCGCGCCTGGCCGAGCTGACCCGGACCCTGCGGGTCGAGCGCACCGACCGGGGACTGGCGACCGGCGAGGACTTCCGGACCTGGTGGGACGCGCTCGCCGACGAGCCCGCCCTGGCCGACGGGTTCGTCGAGCGGGAGCGCCGCTTCGCCGGCCGGGTCACCGGCGGGTCGTCGCTGCCGGCCTGGGAGCAGGCGCTGTCCGGCGCCGGGTTCGCCGAGGTCGGGACGCTCACCCAGACCTTCGACCGGCGGACCCTGGTCGCGATCCGCTGA